A genomic window from Verrucomicrobiales bacterium includes:
- the carB gene encoding carbamoyl-phosphate synthase large subunit has translation MPKRTDIHSVLIIGAGPIIIGQACEFDYSGTQACKALREEGYRVILINSNPATIMTDPEFADRTYIEPITPECVEKIIVRELDEMKRLNAQGKLVLLPTLGGQTALNTAMKLHHNGVLAKYGIEMIGANSEAIQKGEDRQIFKDLMLSIGLDVPISGTAHNQEEARAVAEKIGRYPLIIRPAFTLGGTGGGIAYNRDEFEEIAKRGVDLSPVSEILIEESLLGWKEYEMEVMRDRADNCVIICSIENFDPMGVHTGDSITVAPIQTLTDKEYQLMRDASFAVIRAVGVETGGSNIQFSVNPENGRMVVIEMNPRVSRSSALASKATGFPIAKIAAKLAVGYLLDEIRNDITRETPASFEPTIDYVVVKIPRFAFEKFPQADPTLNTQMKSVGEAMSIGRTFKESLQKCLRSLEIGRSGLGGDGKPWRMGNELYGDRDILPRDVISRKLSVPNAERIFFIRHAMRAGFTIEEIFNLTKIDRWFLTQIKELVDFEEELASAKS, from the coding sequence ATGCCGAAGCGCACCGACATCCATTCCGTTCTGATTATTGGCGCAGGACCGATCATTATCGGACAAGCCTGCGAGTTCGATTATTCTGGCACCCAGGCCTGCAAAGCCCTCCGGGAGGAAGGCTACCGGGTCATTCTGATCAACTCGAATCCGGCCACGATCATGACGGATCCGGAGTTCGCCGACCGGACTTACATCGAACCGATCACTCCCGAGTGCGTCGAGAAGATCATCGTCCGCGAGCTGGACGAGATGAAGCGGCTGAACGCGCAAGGCAAGCTGGTCCTGCTCCCCACCCTGGGAGGCCAGACCGCACTGAACACCGCCATGAAACTGCACCACAATGGGGTGCTGGCGAAATATGGCATCGAAATGATCGGAGCCAACTCCGAAGCCATTCAAAAGGGCGAAGATCGTCAGATTTTTAAGGACCTGATGCTCAGCATCGGGCTGGATGTACCCATCAGCGGGACCGCCCACAACCAGGAAGAGGCCCGCGCTGTGGCGGAAAAGATCGGACGCTATCCCCTGATCATCCGCCCCGCCTTCACCCTCGGTGGCACCGGCGGCGGCATCGCCTACAACCGCGACGAGTTCGAAGAGATCGCCAAACGGGGTGTAGATCTGTCCCCCGTGTCCGAAATCCTGATCGAGGAGTCCTTGCTGGGATGGAAGGAATACGAGATGGAGGTCATGCGGGATCGCGCCGACAACTGCGTCATCATCTGCTCCATCGAGAACTTTGACCCCATGGGGGTCCACACCGGCGACTCTATCACGGTCGCCCCCATCCAGACGCTGACCGACAAGGAGTATCAGCTGATGCGTGACGCCAGCTTCGCGGTCATCCGCGCGGTCGGCGTAGAAACCGGCGGATCCAACATCCAGTTCTCCGTCAACCCCGAGAACGGCCGCATGGTGGTCATCGAGATGAATCCGCGCGTGTCCCGCAGCTCGGCGCTGGCCTCCAAAGCGACCGGATTCCCAATCGCCAAAATCGCCGCCAAGCTGGCCGTGGGCTATCTGCTCGACGAGATCCGTAACGACATCACGCGCGAAACCCCGGCCAGCTTCGAACCCACCATCGATTATGTGGTGGTGAAAATCCCGCGTTTCGCCTTCGAAAAATTCCCCCAAGCCGACCCCACGCTCAACACCCAGATGAAGAGCGTCGGCGAAGCAATGAGCATCGGACGCACCTTCAAGGAAAGCCTGCAAAAATGCCTGCGCTCCCTGGAGATCGGCCGCAGCGGACTCGGCGGCGACGGCAAGCCCTGGCGCATGGGGAACGAGCTCTATGGTGACCGCGACATTCTGCCTCGCGATGTCATCTCCCGCAAGCTGAGCGTGCCCAATGCGGAACGCATTTTCTTCATCCGCCACGCCATGCGGGCCGGGTTCACGATCGAAGAGATCTTCAATCTCACCAAGATCGATCGCTGGTTCCTCACCCAGATCAAGGAACTGGTCGATTTCGAAGAAGAACTCGCTTCCGCCAAGAGCTGA